The window atttcatttggatgaaatttcaccttaatttacatttgaatttcatgtgaatttcatttggattaatttcactttaattcacatttgaatttcatgtgaatttcatttggattaatttcactttaattcacatttgaatttcatgtgaatttcatttggattaatttcacacttaattcacatttgaatttggtgtgaatttcattagcccaaatatcatttccatttaattaatggaattagtttaattccaacactAATTTGTTTATAGTCGtatttatacatataacatAGAAATGCCTAGAGCGGATGACCAGTATgaatatttgtaaaaagaagAATTATTGGTTATCATTGTATATAAGCATAAACgaaatttcttatttgaaaggtTACATACAACTTCAGTAGTGTTGATGTCttcttttgatattttataaatttgcgTCTCTTCCTTAAGTGCAGCCTCAAATAATGCGTACGCATGTTCCATCATAAtctgtaaataaattttaaatgatcaatACCATTAACATTGAGCATAATACATAAAACACAACCAATTGAAGTACTTACATAGGAAaatgtagaaaataaaattattcgtTTTTCATGCCTTGCTACCCTACAAAAATTCGTGTTCAAAAGATGGACCCAAACGTCCAATATTTCAGTGCAAAGTTCTGTTTCTTCTTTCATTGAGTTAAAAAGTGCACGTGTTACATTGGTTGAGCCATCGAAGAGTACCTCACTACAAACCACATAAATTtagaacatacattattttattattttaatttgaggaAAACTTTACTTACTTTTGATCGAGTTCTTCATAAAAAACTAAATCGGCCAATTAATGTTCCTTGTTTGTTATTTTACCTAACTTCTTGGCCACGATGTTCATGTAAGGGAATTGAAGGAGTACTGGAACTCTTTTAATCTTCCTCTTCGGATGGTCTTTAATATTGACACATCTACCCTTATCTTCATCATCTTTATAATCTTCACTGAAATCATCCCAAAGAATAGAGTATCCATTATCTTCAGTGTCCCTTCTGCCGCCTTTAGAGTGTCTTCAATATTTAAACAACCATCTTCATTAGGAACAACCATCAGGAACTATATATAGTGTTCCCATCTGCAGCCTTTGGAGGATCTATCGTATTTACACAACCCTCTTTAGTAGGCTTAGTGGTTAGGAGACTTTTATTTATAAGGTCTTCATTCAcattgaaatgttttttttgtatacTTTTGACTCTATATAATTTAGGATATCGGCCTCATAAATAGGCATGTGATCGATGTTGAGTTTCTCCAACTCGCTTGATAGATATAACATTTGTTTTGTCATATCTTTAAAAGGTTGGGCGACTTTGGATGTTAACATCTATATACATTAAAATCAGACTAATTTATTAGTCTCAACAACATGTAAGTATATACAAATAACAGTAAATTTGTTAATTCAGTatcttttctttgtttgttgGAATTCCTAAATCCATCGTCTCGAGTTCAGGTAATTCCAAATAATGATCTGAAATTTCAGGTAGAGGTAATTCCAAATCATTAACTGGAATCTCAGGTTGATTTTTATTAAGTGGTAGGCATGCCCTGACCCTCCCATGTCCAAAACCACCTGCTCGAGATTCTAATATATTGATCTCTGACAATGTGATGTCATCCCAGTAAGAGATAATTAGAAAAGACCTCTAATAAGAATGTTGTACACCATTTACAACAACACCATCGAGGTAGCATAACTGAAAGTAAAAGTAAACATGTTagtgaatatttaatatttatcaaacataaacaagagagtatttataagttaataaaagatttaccaataaaaatgttagaggtccatcaaaaaaggatttatttatttaattttttttttcattttcgggCACTTTTAACCAATCGTTGTAATGTAAATTTGCACAAGTTAATGTTCTTTATGTTCTCAACATCTATTAAGGATTTATGAATTTTGAATTTGCGTTAATATAATACATGTGtaagtattcacaaatacaaatagatatataatagatttgaaAAAAGGTTTACCTACATCGTGAATCTTAAACTGTACATAAAAAACgtgagacaacatacacaatgaagtcgattttgaaatcattGTCTGCACTTCTGTTATTTAATATCGTCGCGATCATAGAATTTGTTTCATGACCTCTAGTTGATTCACTTATGCCTCATCTTACCCTCCAAACCCTCAAGAATGCATAAAAATCAGGGTCATGCATGTTCGTCCCAGTGGACTCAACTATGTCCATTGGACCTCTAGGGAGGTTGAGGATGGACTTGAGAAGGTCTTCATCGATATGGATTTGAATGGATCTGATCATCGTTGGCCAATACTAAAGAACTCTCCTTGGAGTTGAAAATGGTCATTACGTGTTTGAATAAATGGACAGAGCACTTGAAGACGCTTAATGTAAGAAGAGAACTAAACTCGATTTCCTTCACAGCTTCCTTCTGTTTTTCAGTAAGTTTTTGAATCATGTTGAAAAGGCCATTGGAGGAGgttctgattttaaaaattattttccttATACTTTTGGGGGGATTTGGTATTTCTTCATCGAGAGgtgtagttgtagttgtagaaGCAAGAAAAGACAATGATTCAACAGCTTTTGATGAATTCGTATTCCTTTTCCTTTCATATTGTTTCCCTATAAccctataaaataaaattttcagtaaaagaagaaaaaacagtcatttacaaatgaaatgaaatacaTTGGTGtaatactaataaaaattagaaatataatattaatcaaaatacacTACCTCTTTGATTTATCGTCGGCGTTGTTATTGGATATAGGGACGATTTCTTTGATGTTGTTACATATTGTCAAGACGATTTCTTGGATGTTGGATACTTCCACGAGCATGTCGTTGTTATCGTTTTGTGCCATTTTCGTAAGAAATCTTCGTAGCATAGAAGAATAGTACTAGGGTTTGAAAGTTGAAAGATGATCACTGAGAGAGAATAGTGGGAGTGCAGTGggaaaattttgtatttattccTTTAGTGAGTGAAGTTAGCTTCAGATTTATTTACCTATCAGTGTTGTAAATAGACATGAAGCAAACATCACTAGGTAGCGCTAGTTTCACTCCTATTAACGTTGTAAATAGAAATGAATGAAGTAAGCATCACTAGGTACCGCTTGTTTCACTCCTATTAGcgttgtaaataaaaataaagcaaaCATCACTAGTTAGCGTTAGTTTCACACACATGAGTGATGTAAAATCGTAGTGAAGAAAACTTCATTAGGTAACGCTTGTTACATTCATATAAACGTTGTAAATATCTATTGAAACAAAGTTCACTGGTTAGCGCTTGTTTTACCCTTTTTAATTCTCcagtaaaaattaaatgaaaacataaataattttacataaaagTGTTAATGATTTTACTTGACTGTGTTATTGGTTTTACATGAAATTTCTTAAAggcatataaatttataaaacggAGTGAAATAAAGGTAGCTTTACATTACGCTTCTCATGAACCTGGAAATAAATTCGAGTTCTGGATATCTCTTTCTTCATTTTAACTAGCAgcttgattaaataataaaataataacgcTGCATTCTGATTGGTCCGGGACAAGGGAACACCTTATTCGATAGCAAAAGAACCGGACTGCTTATTATGTGGTCGTATCTAAGTCTAGTGGTGTGTTAGTACGAGCTTGAAACAAGCCTCTTTTGATGTATCCGCATTTTGCAATGTTGGCATACTGCATTCTTCATCAAAGCTTTTGCCTTGTCACTTCCATCTTAGTTCACCGATTAAATCTCTCTCATGCTATTTATTGGTTGAACATGGAGTATTATTTCACATCAATTATATGAGTGCAAATATCTGCTTATCTATTTTCCTTAAATTGTCAGCTACTCATGTCATGTTAGATTAAGAATACAATTTTGAGAAACATATAAAACTGTCCcctagttaaaaattaaaagaaatacaaataaCAAGACCAGTCTAAAAAACAGTATTGTTGTTTTGAACTAAGtttatttcattcaaatatGAGCAAAACCACAAAACAAATATACATTATGAATATAATTGagcaaataaacaaaaaaacaaagcCTCGAGATAATAACCTAGCATGGGCATCAATGAGCAATGGTTTCCACTAAGCTGTCACTCATATTGGTGCTCATCTGGCCCAAAAAACTATACCAAAAATGAACAATTctaaatcattcaaaaaaaaatcatagcTAAAATATTTTCTCATGGATGCAACTCTCAAGTGATAACTCATTTCTGCTGACTGTTAGGGTGTCGGAAATGTCTTAGAATGAAGCTGTCTGCATACAATGGATACTTTTTCCTGATTAAACCCTTCATACATTTCCAATATGAAAAATCAACAATCTCTCCGTCCTTTCTTGCTATGAATAAACATCGTGAGCTTTCAAAATTTGGATGATATCCAACCTGTTGTCATCAAACATCATCACTAACACAaggttaataatataataatacaaaatgcAGGAGGCAGGAGAAAAAAGATGGAAGAAAGAGACCGTAATGTAGTCAACTCCACATCCAATCTTCTTTTCACATTCTGGGTGATATGGAAGTAACTTCTCTAAAATAGTTTTCTCATGTTCCTCACTTAATCTGTCTCCACTTTCATATCTACAACCAACAAAATTGTTGttttttatcatcatcatcagaagaacaaaaaaaaacacttacTTGCCAGAGTGAAGAACCATCCGAACAAATCCAACCAGAGGGGCAGTGTTCTCCAGAATCTGATCCTCCCAGTCAATCCAACCCTCTTCCCCACTACTTCTTCCACTCTCATTATCATCACCATCCTCATTTTCTTCCTGATGTAGTATCTCCTTCACCACTGACTCAATGACTGCGGCTGGTTTCCGAAGAAAATCTGATGAGGGTCTGTGGGCTGAATCCTTCTCCCCTCTGCTGCTCCTGATTCCAGCTCCGGAGCTAGAAGAAGATTGTCGGTTGAGGTTGCAATTCCATAGTTGAAAGCGACCGGAAGGGAAAGAGAAATAAAGATGAGAAGGATCTCGATTGAAAAGAGATATTATTATTGGAGAAGAAGTTAAAGCCATTTCGATCTATCTTAAAGATAGTCTTGTAGTTCTAGGTATCACATAATATCGCTTCTACTGCTCTATTGATGTAAGTACtaagaaaaatgagaaatgaaaagtAAAGATTAAAAACATTCAGTGTGTCTGGTCATGGACTGGGCTGAGTGACTGAAGATGGTTTCCATTCCAGAGCTTATCTTGGCCCACTGGGACTCAGTTGGACTGAAATGAATACACTGTTATAACCAAAACcaacatatttaaattttatgtatttgatttttattgtaaaaaaaaaaaaaaaaaatcctaaatacAGGAAATTTGAGGAAGTGATCTTTTTTTTCTGACAAAAATGTCCCTATTGCATGACgcgattttttatttttttatttttcaaaaaattttaattatgaatttttttttggaagaaaatggctcagttgcgtcacgcaaccccagttgTGTCACgtaatcgcgtcacgcaaccctAGTTGcgagatgaaaaaaaaaatcttgcgattccggttgcgtcacgcaacctccgACATgagcaaaatcgtccaaaacaATAAAAGGGGTCACCAacgttttttttaatctctGCACTTTCCGCATTTGCCCCTTTTTGAGGGTTATCTCCTAAAATTTGGCCATATAACgacaaatttaattcatttttaaggATTAatgttcatattattttttttggttttccAGCAGCTGAATCTTTGAGTTGAGTTGCATTCCCCTTTGTGTAAAACCACTCAAATCATATTGGATACTAATTTTTTTGAAGTTTCTAAGAAAGGTTACTAAATAAGGATGACACAACCTGTCTGTCTGTCTTAGGAAACCAACAAATGGATTTAGGCACTAGAAAAACTAAGCATCATAATATCTACCTTcttgctaatttttttttattttaaaatcactAGTCAACCAAATAATGCATTAAAGCTCCATCATTGATCAGatcaatttgatcaaaatctTTCGTCATAAATATCATTGTATTAAGAACTCATGTCCACTTGCATGTTTTCTTCAATCCAAAAAGAAAACTTCTCATTCTAATACATGGAAATacctatttttaattaaaaacaaacttctTTGGGTTTTTGTTACCGAATATGAAATAGTTCCAAAATTAACATATGAAATGACCCATGGATCTCTTTCCTCTAAAAATTAAACGTTTCCAATAACATTCCAATTAACCACGTTACTTTCTCTCTGTTTCTGTTAAGCttgaaacaataatttatatttccgAGTTCATGGTTCAAGAAACGTGTTCTTGATTGATGGGACCGAGTATAGAATCCTTATTCAAGCGTAGCAGATATAGAGTGAAAAGAGAATTCGAAGTTAAGGAGAGAAGAACCAaatgtgagaagagaaatactactagaatacacctagtagtctaAGATAGGGGTCCAAgaccgagagaataacttagactaacaactttcacaagcttcaaatcatagcccaaaaagtggggtgggcatcagcatttatagcggctgaattacccaagagtagtcggttacaaatttgttacaacaactttcaaaataacagaattcggtttgagagaaatataagagaatggaaacaaaacagaattattaaacaaaaaacataaagttggcccaagtgttccataggaccgaggagggtgcactttcttattcgtggatcgtaacatcatctcccCCATCAGAAGTTAGTCGCCCTCAacgaaaagaacgtggactggtcagcctctaatgcACATCCGCAaacttcaaaaaaaatattgcttcggtcgggcttcagAATGTTCAGCAAGGGTCGCAGCATAGGACCGGACTTCttaaaaaactttcggcagAATCGTTTCAATAGTGGAGCTGGTCGGGTCCTTGTAGTCTTTTGCACTGCTGGGTCACTTGCCACTCCGCCCATGTAAGGATTTTCTGTGCACCCAATGTCGAGTTTTTCATTGTTTAGAGCTGCCTTTTGTTTCTGCAATGTCTCCCGCacctggtgcaaaaataatttattctcgTTTCGATTATACTCTATAGTGTtatcaaaaatccaggccaagtctttttcccgaaccagcataacaaGGGCAGCGAAAgagccatagcttctaattaTTCTCCTAACTTGTGGTCGGTCTTCGGGTTGCTGGAATATAGCATTGAACACTTCAAATAGTTGCTGGAGATCTTCAtgaatatcttccaaggtcattgccgcgagagaaacagtttggccttcatGCTGactatttattttcactttggCAGCAACACTACGTTCTTCCGAAGTCTTTTCCAgttggtttccatgcatcaaggTGACCCGCGACCAAGGAATCTCCTTTAGGACCGTGGTTATGCATTGCTTCTCATAagatagggtcagcttttcgAAGTTCCAAGATGAGGAACTAAAGTAATCATCCATTCAatgcccaacacaatatcatatccgtccatggaaattatcttcatttctgtttgataGTCATTGCCTTTCATCGATCACTTCAAGTCTTTGCAAATGCTAGAGCATAAAACATTAGATTTatcgaccactctaaccgattgcacccGGGTTgttatgcttttgtggtctattttctccaaaatcctgttattgataaaattgtgggtgctacCTGTATCGATGAAGATCACTACCGACAAGTTCCCAACTTTGCCACGAATCTGGAGCGTTTAAAAAGTTTTAGAACCAGTcaatgcatgtaaggatatggttGGTTCTTCCCTTGGCCCGAGCAACGGAGGTAGATCATCAAAAACATGTTCTTGATCGGGTTCTTGGTCGGGTT is drawn from Impatiens glandulifera chromosome 3, dImpGla2.1, whole genome shotgun sequence and contains these coding sequences:
- the LOC124931837 gene encoding protein DCL, chloroplastic-like → MALTSSPIIISLFNRDPSHLYFSFPSGRFQLWNCNLNRQSSSSSGAGIRSSRGEKDSAHRPSSDFLRKPAAVIESVVKEILHQEENEDGDDNESGRSSGEEGWIDWEDQILENTAPLVGFVRMVLHSGKYESGDRLSEEHEKTILEKLLPYHPECEKKIGCGVDYITVGYHPNFESSRCLFIARKDGEIVDFSYWKCMKGLIRKKYPLYADSFILRHFRHPNSQQK